Within the Nitratireductor basaltis genome, the region TTGCAGAGATTTCCCGAACGAGAAGTAGCGCCTTTCAACGAGATGCATTTTTTCGTCTCCGCCTCTTGCCCTTGATGAATGCCTGTGGCAGAACCGTACCGTACGGTACTGTTAATGGATGGGGCGGGCGAAGTGCCTGAGAATACGAACCACAGCGATGAATACACTCCGCGGCAGCAGGCGGTGCTGGAATCGGCACTTGGTCTCCTGGTAGCCGGTGGTGAAAAGGCACTGACCACGGCCGGTGTTGCGCGGGCAGCGAGCTGCTCGAAAGAAAGCCTCTACAAGTGGTTCGGCGACCGCGAGGGACTTCTTGCGGCCATGATTTCCTATCAGGCCAGCAAGGTGCGTACCTTCACCGACGATGGCGCCGCAATGGATGCGCAGCGTTACCGGGCCTATCTTTTGGCCTTCGCGAAAGATCTGCTGAATGTGCTTGCAGGAGATGTCTCCCTTGCTCTGAACCGTCTGGCTATCGGTCAGGCGAGCCAGGAGGGCAACAGCCTTGCCCAACTGCTTATCGAGAGGGGACGCAAGCGCATCGATCAGCGTGCCGGTGCGCTTCTCGAGGCGGGCAAGCGTAGAGGTCTGATCCACTATGATGACCGCGATGACACCTATCATGTCTTCTATGGCCTGATCGTGCGCGACCTGCATGTGCGCATGCTTCTGGGCGATGCCGGAGCTCGGCAGCCGCAGCGTTTCGACGAGCTTGCCGAGGCAGCCGTCACCAAGTTTTTCGCGCTCTATGCGGCGCGGGAAGAGGAGAGGGTGGCCCGCCTTTAGGCAGGCTGCCGGAGCGATTTCTTTTTAGTTCAAGTTCAAGGAAGGAAACGAAATGCGAGTCTATTACGATCGCGACGCCGATCTCGGCCTGATCAAATCCAAGAAGGTTGCCATCATTGGCTATGGCAGCCAGGGTCGTGCGCATGCGCTGAACCTGAAGGATTCGGGCGCCAAGGACATTGCGGTGGCGCTGCGTGCAGGTTCTGCGACGGCCAAGAAAGCCGAGGCTGACGGCTTCAAGGTCATGACCGTTGCCGAGGCTGCCGGTTGGGCAGACCTGATGATGATGGCAACGCCAGACGAACTGCAGGCCGGTATCTACAATTCCGAAATCGCTCCTAACATTCGTGACGGCGCTGCAATCGCCTTCGCCCACGGCCTCAACGTCC harbors:
- a CDS encoding TetR/AcrR family transcriptional regulator C-terminal domain-containing protein; the encoded protein is MDGAGEVPENTNHSDEYTPRQQAVLESALGLLVAGGEKALTTAGVARAASCSKESLYKWFGDREGLLAAMISYQASKVRTFTDDGAAMDAQRYRAYLLAFAKDLLNVLAGDVSLALNRLAIGQASQEGNSLAQLLIERGRKRIDQRAGALLEAGKRRGLIHYDDRDDTYHVFYGLIVRDLHVRMLLGDAGARQPQRFDELAEAAVTKFFALYAAREEERVARL